Proteins from a genomic interval of Nocardioidaceae bacterium:
- a CDS encoding xanthine dehydrogenase family protein subunit M produces MIPAPFDYAAPTSVADALSLLREHGDEAKILAGGQSLIPVLRLRLNAPSMVVDLGKIDTLRSITDDGDTITIGSMAPYADVLASELVAEHAAVLRHAVAEVADPQIRRRGTVGGALVHADPAGDVGAPAMCLDAEMLITGAGGDRSVSIHDFFEGFFTTAVGEDEILTGIRIPKLTGWGATYEKFVRVQHQWSICAVAATVKMDGDQIAEARIGLTNMGQTPMRATAVEEALVGGDVSPERVARAAAKAAEGTDPPSDLNGDADYRRHLATVLTRRAVLAAAG; encoded by the coding sequence GTGATCCCCGCACCGTTCGACTACGCCGCCCCCACCAGCGTCGCCGACGCGCTCAGCCTGCTGCGCGAGCACGGCGACGAGGCGAAGATCCTGGCCGGGGGCCAGAGCCTCATCCCGGTGCTCAGGCTCCGCCTGAACGCCCCCTCGATGGTCGTGGACCTCGGCAAGATCGACACCCTCCGGTCGATCACCGACGACGGCGACACGATCACCATCGGATCCATGGCTCCGTACGCGGACGTGCTGGCCTCCGAGCTCGTGGCCGAGCACGCCGCGGTTCTCAGGCACGCCGTCGCCGAGGTGGCGGACCCGCAGATCCGTCGCCGCGGCACGGTCGGCGGTGCCCTCGTGCACGCCGACCCCGCGGGTGACGTCGGTGCCCCCGCGATGTGCCTGGACGCGGAGATGCTCATCACCGGCGCAGGAGGCGACCGCAGCGTCTCGATCCACGACTTCTTCGAGGGCTTCTTCACCACGGCGGTGGGGGAGGACGAGATCCTCACCGGCATCAGGATCCCCAAGCTCACCGGGTGGGGTGCGACGTACGAGAAGTTCGTGCGCGTGCAGCACCAGTGGTCCATCTGCGCCGTCGCCGCGACGGTGAAGATGGACGGCGACCAGATCGCCGAGGCGCGCATCGGCCTGACGAACATGGGACAGACGCCGATGCGGGCGACCGCGGTCGAGGAGGCCCTGGTCGGCGGCGACGTCTCACCCGAGCGCGTCGCCCGGGCGGCGGCGAAGGCCGCGGAGGGCACCGACCCGCCGAGCGACCTCAACGGTGACGCCGACTACCGCCGCCACCTCGCCACGGTGCTCACCAGGCGTGCCGTGCTCGCGGCGGCGGGCTGA
- a CDS encoding SRPBCC family protein, translating to MDLKHEFTVPTSPTATWEAFGDIKEVAQCFPGATVSNADEETFEGIVKVKLGPVSLVYTGEGRFTERDEASRTMKLTANGKDKRGNGTAGADVVLTMTEADGGRTAVSVSTDLKITGKPAQFGRGMIQDVSDKLLGQFVSCLEQRLVEDPAEGAEETNGLGPSGAAIAANRAGGDTDQPLSASADPIGDEASGAAEPRPAPKDANRSGGHLRPITDVDTSGEAIDLGAAVLPAMARRYGPYAAVVVVLLVLLRRRRRA from the coding sequence GTGGACCTCAAGCACGAGTTCACCGTCCCGACGAGCCCGACGGCGACGTGGGAGGCCTTCGGCGACATCAAGGAGGTCGCCCAGTGCTTCCCCGGTGCGACCGTGAGCAACGCGGACGAGGAGACCTTCGAGGGGATCGTCAAGGTCAAGCTCGGTCCCGTGTCCCTCGTCTACACCGGCGAGGGCCGCTTCACCGAGCGCGACGAGGCCAGCCGCACCATGAAGCTGACCGCGAACGGCAAGGACAAACGCGGCAACGGCACGGCCGGGGCGGACGTCGTCCTGACCATGACGGAGGCCGACGGGGGGCGTACGGCGGTCTCGGTGAGCACCGACCTCAAGATCACCGGCAAGCCGGCGCAGTTCGGTCGCGGCATGATCCAGGACGTCTCCGACAAGCTCCTCGGACAGTTCGTCTCCTGCCTCGAGCAGCGGCTCGTCGAGGACCCGGCCGAGGGGGCGGAGGAGACCAACGGGCTCGGTCCCTCGGGCGCGGCGATCGCGGCCAACCGGGCAGGCGGCGACACGGACCAGCCGCTCTCGGCCTCGGCCGACCCGATCGGCGACGAGGCGTCGGGCGCGGCCGAGCCGCGCCCGGCCCCCAAGGACGCCAACCGATCCGGTGGGCACCTGCGCCCGATCACCGACGTGGACACCTCGGGTGAGGCGATCGACCTCGGCGCGGCGGTGCTGCCGGCCATGGCCAGGCGCTACGGCCCGTACGCCGCGGTGGTCGTGGTGCTCCTGGTGCTGCTGCGTCGCAGGCGCCGCGCCTGA
- a CDS encoding SRPBCC family protein, producing MEMTHDFTVHTSPDATWTAFGDFKEIAQCFPGATVTSMDGDDFDGIMTIKLGPLSLVYRGDGSITERDDASRTVSLTLQGEDKDGHGSARADVTVTLSEDPSGTKVEGLTDLTVSGKADQVGEQVVRDVLATLVEEFGTTLDQRLVEDPSQGSDEVNGLGPSSAALAAMRSGGDKDQPLSASANPIGEEMKERGADLDHLDGAVGSKAPSAEEVAAYTEKTEPVDPNKSGGHLKSITETDTQGRATDLTTTVMPSLAKDNSTLIATSVGAALLVLGFVRRRRNR from the coding sequence ATGGAGATGACCCACGACTTCACCGTGCACACCAGCCCCGACGCGACCTGGACGGCCTTCGGCGACTTCAAGGAGATCGCCCAGTGCTTCCCCGGCGCCACCGTCACCAGCATGGACGGTGACGACTTCGACGGGATCATGACGATCAAGCTGGGGCCCCTGTCGCTGGTGTACCGCGGCGACGGCTCCATCACCGAGCGCGACGACGCGTCCCGCACCGTCAGCCTCACGCTCCAGGGTGAGGACAAGGACGGCCACGGTTCCGCGAGGGCCGACGTGACGGTGACGCTGAGCGAGGATCCCTCGGGCACGAAGGTGGAGGGTCTGACCGACCTGACCGTCTCCGGCAAGGCCGACCAGGTGGGCGAGCAGGTCGTCCGCGACGTGCTGGCGACCCTGGTCGAGGAGTTCGGCACCACCCTCGACCAGCGTCTGGTCGAGGACCCCTCCCAGGGCAGCGACGAGGTCAACGGGCTCGGACCGTCCTCGGCAGCGCTCGCGGCGATGCGGTCCGGGGGCGACAAGGACCAGCCGCTCTCGGCGAGCGCGAACCCGATCGGCGAGGAGATGAAGGAGCGCGGGGCCGATCTCGACCACCTCGACGGCGCGGTCGGCTCGAAGGCCCCGTCGGCCGAGGAGGTCGCGGCGTACACCGAGAAGACCGAGCCCGTCGACCCGAACAAGTCCGGTGGTCACCTCAAGTCCATCACCGAGACCGACACCCAGGGCCGCGCGACCGACCTGACCACGACCGTCATGCCGTCGCTGGCCAAGGACAACTCGACGCTGATCGCCACGTCGGTGGGTGCGGCGCTGCTGGTGCTCGGCTTCGTCCGCAGGCGTCGCAACCGCTGA
- a CDS encoding copper homeostasis protein CutC gives MTIVSTPSQAPGAPEVSRGALLEVGIAGPQDVAGVQEGGADRLVLATPGPEGGLSPTPQLVQSTCAATDLPVRVVLRLNDGFSTTGGELTRLVGLATDFLDSGAEGLVMGFLDRDLEIDTEVCAAVLERLPGVRWTFSRAIDQGLDARRSWRTVRTLPGVDAVRTAGSVRGLEHGLDALVARAAADPEIARLVLASGGLTPDQVPWLVRAGVRQVRVSTQVRPSGSWDKAYADAALVRSWRLLLDAEVEAARR, from the coding sequence ATGACCATTGTGAGCACGCCGTCGCAAGCGCCAGGGGCACCAGAGGTGTCGCGCGGTGCGCTGCTCGAGGTCGGCATCGCAGGCCCCCAGGACGTCGCAGGCGTGCAGGAAGGCGGTGCCGACCGGCTGGTGCTGGCGACCCCGGGCCCCGAGGGAGGTCTGTCGCCGACCCCGCAGCTGGTCCAGTCGACGTGTGCGGCGACGGACCTGCCCGTACGCGTCGTGCTGCGCCTCAACGACGGCTTCTCCACCACCGGCGGTGAGCTGACGCGCCTGGTGGGCCTCGCCACCGACTTCCTGGACAGCGGCGCCGAGGGCCTGGTGATGGGTTTCCTCGACCGCGACCTGGAGATCGACACCGAGGTCTGCGCCGCGGTGCTGGAGCGGCTCCCCGGGGTGCGGTGGACCTTCAGCCGGGCCATCGACCAAGGTCTCGACGCCCGCCGCTCGTGGCGGACGGTGCGGACCCTCCCCGGCGTGGACGCGGTGCGGACGGCCGGGTCCGTGCGCGGCCTCGAGCACGGGCTCGACGCCCTCGTGGCCCGCGCCGCGGCGGACCCCGAGATCGCTCGGCTCGTCCTCGCCTCGGGAGGCCTCACCCCCGACCAGGTGCCGTGGCTGGTGCGGGCCGGCGTACGACAGGTGCGGGTCTCGACCCAGGTGAGGCCGAGCGGCTCGTGGGACAAGGCGTACGCCGACGCCGCCCTGGTGCGGTCGTGGCGGCTGCTGCTCGACGCGGAGGTCGAGGCGGCCCGACGCTGA
- a CDS encoding glycerophosphodiester phosphodiesterase, whose amino-acid sequence MSTPLVLHPGSDLRPPRTVRVIAHRGASARAPENTLAALAAAVADGADLVEVDVQRTADGVLVLLHDPRLERTTDARSRFGEGRELLLGSTAYDDIARLDAGSWFSPAFAGERVPRLTDALHLLVAARTGLQLELKRPELYPGVVDQLVAELERVRGRIPLLVQSFHEPSLRELRRQAPWLELGLLGRPHARRLAELGTWLQQVNPHHRRLDRRYVDAVHAAGMRCTPWTVDRRSAMRRVCGLGVDGVITDHPARLHEALA is encoded by the coding sequence GTGAGCACCCCGCTGGTCCTCCACCCCGGCTCCGATCTGCGCCCGCCGCGCACCGTGCGTGTGATCGCCCACCGCGGCGCCTCGGCGAGAGCCCCCGAGAACACCCTCGCCGCCCTGGCGGCCGCGGTGGCCGACGGCGCCGACCTGGTCGAGGTCGATGTGCAACGCACCGCCGACGGGGTGCTCGTGCTGCTGCACGACCCGCGGCTGGAGCGCACCACCGATGCCCGCTCGCGCTTCGGTGAGGGACGTGAGCTGTTGCTCGGCAGCACCGCGTACGACGACATCGCCCGCCTCGACGCCGGGTCCTGGTTCTCGCCCGCCTTCGCCGGTGAGCGCGTCCCGCGGCTGACCGACGCCCTGCACCTGCTCGTCGCCGCGCGCACCGGCCTCCAGCTGGAGCTGAAGCGTCCCGAGCTCTACCCCGGCGTCGTCGACCAGCTCGTCGCCGAGCTCGAGCGCGTGCGCGGCCGCATCCCCCTGCTGGTGCAGAGCTTCCACGAGCCGAGCCTGCGGGAGCTGCGTCGGCAGGCGCCCTGGCTCGAGCTCGGGCTGCTCGGTCGCCCGCACGCCCGACGCCTGGCCGAGCTCGGCACCTGGTTGCAGCAGGTCAACCCCCACCACCGTCGTCTGGACCGGCGCTACGTCGACGCCGTGCACGCGGCCGGGATGCGGTGCACGCCGTGGACCGTGGACCGCCGTTCGGCGATGCGCCGGGTCTGCGGCCTCGGGGTCGACGGAGTCATCACCGACCACCCGGCACGGTTGCACGAGGCGCTCGCGTAA